One segment of Macrotis lagotis isolate mMagLag1 chromosome 1, bilby.v1.9.chrom.fasta, whole genome shotgun sequence DNA contains the following:
- the LOC141491283 gene encoding cilia- and flagella-associated protein 107-like isoform X1, with product MFPMSPQSCSTPSWRIEPKFSTRVLIGNWVEERNKFIKTSKPSFHSTCQEDFIWFQDHKADQKTKWYNMRRSEGLPYKNLITHHEEPKHRNLISTYDDHFNRHGYNPLLPPIRTWNGQKLMWLPEKSDFPLLAPPTNYGLFENLQKKWQEPTKIDRATSIYTSSYVRHPVSAMSEQEGAIPALPPPPI from the exons ATGTTTCCAATGTCCCCACAGTCCTGCTCTACTCCCAGTTGGAGAATTGAGCCAAAGTTTTCAACTAGAGTGCTCATTGGAAACTGGGTAGAAGAGAGAAATAAG TTCATCAAAACTTCAAAACCAAGTTTCCACAGCACTTGCCAAGAGGACTTCATTTGGTTCCAAGATCACAAAGCAGATCAGAAAACAAAATGGTATAATATGAGAAGAAGTGAG GGCCTGCCATATAAGAACCTGATTACTCACCATGAGGAACCAAAACATCGGAATCTAATCAGCACATATGATGATCATTTCAACCGGCATGGCTACAATCCTCTTTTACCACCAATCCGGACTTGGAATGGGCAGAAACTGATGTGGCTGCCAGAGAAGTCAGACTTTCCCCTTCTTG CTCCCCCCACCAACTATGGCCTCTTTGAGAATCTCCAAAAGAAATGGCAAGAGCCTACCAAGATTGACCGAGCGACCAGTATTTACACCTCATCTTATGTAAGACACCCAGTATCTGCTATGTCAGAGCAGGAAGGTGCAATTCCAGCGCTGCCTCCACCCCCGATATAG
- the LOC141491283 gene encoding cilia- and flagella-associated protein 107-like isoform X2 — MFPMSPQSCSTPSWRIEPKFSTRVLIGNWVEERNKGLPYKNLITHHEEPKHRNLISTYDDHFNRHGYNPLLPPIRTWNGQKLMWLPEKSDFPLLAPPTNYGLFENLQKKWQEPTKIDRATSIYTSSYVRHPVSAMSEQEGAIPALPPPPI; from the exons ATGTTTCCAATGTCCCCACAGTCCTGCTCTACTCCCAGTTGGAGAATTGAGCCAAAGTTTTCAACTAGAGTGCTCATTGGAAACTGGGTAGAAGAGAGAAATAAG GGCCTGCCATATAAGAACCTGATTACTCACCATGAGGAACCAAAACATCGGAATCTAATCAGCACATATGATGATCATTTCAACCGGCATGGCTACAATCCTCTTTTACCACCAATCCGGACTTGGAATGGGCAGAAACTGATGTGGCTGCCAGAGAAGTCAGACTTTCCCCTTCTTG CTCCCCCCACCAACTATGGCCTCTTTGAGAATCTCCAAAAGAAATGGCAAGAGCCTACCAAGATTGACCGAGCGACCAGTATTTACACCTCATCTTATGTAAGACACCCAGTATCTGCTATGTCAGAGCAGGAAGGTGCAATTCCAGCGCTGCCTCCACCCCCGATATAG